The following coding sequences are from one Planctomycetaceae bacterium window:
- a CDS encoding DUF4159 domain-containing protein translates to MRRLALILLCVTLLFSLLAASADAKPRRKARKGAEPAAEFSDENVAKAIKSAIDFLYSAQNADGSWPAHGQFKTGPTAMATYALLSAGINPQEERLKKALEWLKANDSTHTYDLGLRCYAWHLANNSTLGRYREQLMKEAALLVASTATGSYGYTSDGKPAGGDHSNSQYGLLGVWAAAADGIDISPDYWNKVLKHWVGAQCDDGGWQYSGKAAVGKNTMTVAGIATLYICYDYSGLADANPGKRFDAIQKGLDWLDKNFAPGGDGYYNYGVERVGVAAGYKWFGEHDWYKEIASTLLRTQAPNGAWPGGWGDVPNTSFGLLFLIRGRQPILFNKLQHGGDWDRRSRDLAAVTRWVSLNLESEVNWQIVDFKHPVDEWHDASILYITGTSDPKLTPEHLEMLKKFVEDGGTIFTVVQQGGSAFNTAMQYAYKMMFPDYPIQPVDAKGALYSSYFDIKKASMFSEVTNGARPLVVHCDEDLAARWTSNRALTDPKNREYQLAYNVARYALDKTSDLPARGHVFWPKDAKAAANAKSIEVYRIKYKGRWNPEPRAWARFKDMMAQDENIVITLPEAVTLGDLPAGAKVAHMTGSGDGEFSDEEAKKLAAFVNGGGTLIIDSAGGNPAFTACVESLLRRAFPEPRNSLTSLSAVAPMFLLPDRVIEKCGFRMQTSVKVADRSPQFKCVTVAGGRAGVIFSPLDLTCGLIACRAGTINGYDIDTAFDLMRNLVIYADTVQAVPGSAASQPAAPAAPAAKPVVPDTSGVGGAY, encoded by the coding sequence ATGCGACGATTAGCCCTGATTCTCCTGTGCGTGACGCTGCTCTTTTCTCTTCTGGCCGCATCCGCCGACGCCAAGCCGCGGCGCAAGGCACGCAAGGGCGCCGAGCCCGCCGCCGAGTTCTCCGACGAGAACGTCGCCAAGGCGATCAAGTCCGCCATCGATTTCCTCTACTCCGCCCAGAACGCCGACGGTAGTTGGCCCGCCCACGGGCAGTTCAAGACCGGCCCGACCGCCATGGCCACCTACGCCTTGCTCTCTGCCGGAATCAACCCCCAGGAAGAGCGGCTCAAGAAGGCCCTGGAGTGGCTCAAGGCCAACGACTCCACGCACACCTACGACCTCGGGCTGCGATGTTACGCCTGGCACCTGGCCAACAACTCCACGCTGGGTCGCTATCGCGAGCAACTGATGAAGGAAGCCGCCCTGCTCGTGGCCTCCACCGCCACCGGCTCGTACGGGTACACCTCCGACGGTAAGCCCGCCGGCGGCGACCACTCCAACAGCCAGTACGGTCTGCTGGGCGTGTGGGCGGCGGCCGCCGACGGCATCGACATCTCCCCGGATTATTGGAACAAGGTCCTCAAGCACTGGGTTGGCGCCCAGTGCGACGACGGTGGATGGCAGTACAGCGGCAAGGCTGCTGTCGGCAAAAACACCATGACCGTCGCGGGCATCGCGACGCTCTACATCTGTTACGACTACTCCGGTCTGGCCGACGCCAATCCCGGAAAGCGGTTCGACGCCATCCAGAAGGGGCTGGACTGGTTGGACAAGAACTTCGCTCCCGGTGGCGACGGATACTACAACTACGGCGTCGAGCGCGTGGGCGTGGCCGCCGGGTACAAGTGGTTCGGCGAGCATGACTGGTACAAGGAAATCGCCAGCACCCTGCTGCGGACACAGGCGCCCAACGGCGCCTGGCCCGGTGGATGGGGCGACGTCCCCAACACCTCGTTCGGTCTGTTGTTCCTCATTCGCGGGCGACAGCCCATCCTCTTCAACAAGCTCCAGCACGGCGGCGACTGGGACCGCCGCAGCCGCGACCTGGCGGCCGTGACGCGCTGGGTGAGCCTGAACCTCGAGTCGGAAGTGAACTGGCAGATCGTGGATTTCAAGCACCCCGTCGACGAGTGGCACGATGCGTCGATTCTGTACATTACCGGCACGAGCGACCCGAAACTGACGCCAGAGCACCTGGAGATGCTCAAGAAATTCGTCGAGGACGGCGGGACGATCTTCACCGTGGTGCAGCAGGGGGGCTCGGCGTTCAACACGGCCATGCAGTACGCCTACAAGATGATGTTCCCGGATTACCCGATCCAGCCGGTTGACGCAAAGGGCGCTTTGTATAGCTCGTACTTCGACATCAAGAAGGCCAGCATGTTCAGCGAAGTCACCAACGGCGCCCGTCCGCTGGTGGTGCATTGCGACGAAGACCTCGCCGCCCGATGGACGTCCAACCGCGCTTTGACCGATCCGAAGAACCGCGAATACCAGTTGGCGTACAATGTGGCCCGCTACGCCTTGGACAAGACCAGCGACCTGCCCGCCCGCGGGCACGTGTTCTGGCCTAAAGACGCCAAGGCCGCCGCCAACGCCAAGAGCATCGAAGTCTACCGCATCAAGTACAAGGGGCGGTGGAATCCCGAGCCCCGCGCCTGGGCCCGCTTCAAGGACATGATGGCCCAGGATGAGAACATCGTCATTACCCTGCCCGAGGCGGTGACGCTGGGCGATCTGCCCGCCGGCGCCAAAGTCGCCCACATGACCGGGTCAGGCGACGGCGAGTTTTCCGACGAAGAGGCCAAGAAGCTCGCCGCCTTCGTCAACGGCGGCGGAACGCTCATCATCGACTCTGCCGGCGGAAACCCCGCCTTCACCGCTTGCGTCGAAAGCCTCCTGCGGCGAGCCTTCCCCGAACCCCGCAACAGCCTGACCTCCCTCTCTGCCGTGGCGCCGATGTTCCTCCTGCCTGACAGGGTGATCGAGAAATGCGGGTTCCGCATGCAGACCTCCGTCAAGGTCGCCGACCGCTCCCCGCAGTTCAAGTGCGTCACCGTCGCCGGCGGGCGCGCGGGCGTCATCTTCAGCCCGCTGGACCTGACCTGCGGGCTCATCGCCTGCCGCGCCGGCACCATCAACGGCTACGACATCGACACCGCCTTCGATCTGATGCGCAACCTGGTGATCTACGCCGACACCGTGCAGGCCGTGCCCGGTTCGGCCGCGTCCCAGCCGGCCGCGCCCGCCGCGCCCGCCGCCAAGCCGGTCGTCCCCGACACCAGCGGCGTCGGCGGAGCATATTGA
- the prfB gene encoding peptide chain release factor 2 (programmed frameshift), whose protein sequence is MAERTENLRDSIETLRARIKSIRDSLDFAGKKSRLGELETQMSAQGFWDNAEAAKIVVAELKAAKAVVDPIAAMTKRVEDAAALEELAREEGCDETMAEASGEVDKIAASLERLELATLLSGEHDAGSCYFSIHAGAGGTESCDWAEMLMRMYIRYFQRSGYATDEIDRVDGEEAGIRSVTFNVRGPYAYGYLSAERGVHRLVRVSPFDSQNRRHTSFASVDVLPELDDVVLDIDWAKEVREDIFRSSGPGGQNVNKVSSAIRLTHLETGIVVQCQNDRSQHKNRAEARKMLSAKLYQREQAKRDAELSKLYGEKGEIAFGNQIRSYVLYPYQLVRDERTDLKSPHTDRVLDGDIQEFIDAALRLRAEKGQ, encoded by the exons ATGGCCGAACGAACCGAGAATCTGCGAGATTCGATCGAAACCCTCAGGGCCCGGATCAAATCCATCCGGGACTCTCTT GACTTTGCAGGCAAGAAGTCGCGGTTGGGAGAACTTGAGACGCAGATGTCGGCGCAGGGATTCTGGGACAACGCCGAGGCCGCCAAGATCGTCGTCGCCGAGCTCAAGGCCGCCAAGGCCGTCGTCGACCCGATCGCGGCGATGACCAAGCGCGTCGAGGACGCCGCGGCGCTGGAAGAACTGGCACGCGAGGAAGGCTGCGACGAGACGATGGCCGAAGCGTCCGGCGAGGTCGACAAGATCGCCGCCTCGCTGGAGCGACTGGAACTGGCGACGCTGCTGTCGGGCGAACATGACGCCGGATCGTGCTACTTCTCGATTCATGCCGGCGCCGGCGGCACGGAAAGCTGCGACTGGGCGGAGATGCTCATGCGAATGTACATCCGATATTTCCAGCGCAGCGGGTACGCCACCGACGAGATCGACCGCGTCGACGGCGAAGAGGCCGGAATCCGCTCGGTGACCTTCAATGTCCGCGGGCCTTACGCGTACGGGTACCTCTCGGCCGAGCGGGGCGTGCATCGTCTGGTGCGCGTCAGCCCGTTCGATTCGCAGAACCGCCGCCACACGAGCTTCGCCTCGGTGGACGTTCTGCCGGAGCTGGACGACGTGGTGCTGGATATCGACTGGGCCAAGGAAGTGCGCGAAGACATTTTCCGCTCCAGCGGCCCGGGCGGGCAGAACGTCAACAAGGTTTCCAGCGCCATCCGCCTGACGCACCTGGAGACGGGCATCGTCGTGCAGTGCCAGAACGACCGCTCCCAGCACAAGAATCGAGCCGAGGCCCGCAAGATGCTCTCGGCCAAGCTGTACCAGCGCGAGCAGGCCAAGCGCGACGCCGAGTTGAGCAAGCTTTACGGCGAGAAGGGCGAGATCGCCTTCGGCAACCAGATCCGCTCGTACGTGCTGTACCCCTACCAGCTCGTGCGGGACGAGCGGACGGACCTCAAGAGCCCCCACACCGACCGCGTGCTCGACGGCGACATCCAGGAGTTCATCGACGCGGCCCTGCGGCTTCGCGCCGAAAAGGGCCAGTAG
- a CDS encoding tyrosine-protein phosphatase, which yields MARQTRRRWFIVVLLLVLAAGAGVLGLRAFDIDLLAPRSGNDTAFHATLSSTRPWAATMSKPGLPNLHQVSETLYRGAQPTEEGMKQLKAMGVRTIVNLRSMHSDRDEIGRTGLAYEHIRMNAWHAEDEDIIRFLQIVTDPARQPVFVHCQHGSDRTGTMCAVYRIAVQGWTKDQALQEMTEGDFGFHEIWQNLLVYINALDIEKIRLQAGIVR from the coding sequence ATGGCAAGACAAACCCGCCGAAGATGGTTCATCGTCGTGCTGCTGCTCGTGCTGGCCGCCGGCGCCGGCGTGCTGGGGCTGCGCGCCTTCGATATCGACCTGCTGGCCCCGCGCAGCGGCAACGACACCGCCTTCCATGCCACCCTCTCGTCCACGAGACCGTGGGCGGCGACCATGTCCAAGCCGGGCCTGCCCAACCTGCACCAGGTCAGCGAGACCCTCTATCGCGGCGCTCAGCCGACCGAGGAGGGCATGAAGCAGCTCAAGGCCATGGGCGTGCGGACGATCGTCAACTTGCGGTCGATGCACAGCGATCGCGATGAGATCGGACGCACCGGCCTGGCGTACGAGCACATTCGCATGAACGCCTGGCACGCCGAAGACGAAGACATCATCCGCTTCCTGCAGATCGTGACCGACCCGGCGCGCCAGCCGGTGTTCGTCCACTGCCAGCACGGCTCCGATCGCACCGGCACTATGTGCGCTGTCTACCGCATCGCCGTGCAAGGCTGGACCAAGGATCAGGCTCTTCAGGAGATGACCGAAGGCGACTTCGGTTTCCACGAAATCTGGCAGAACCTGCTGGTCTACATCAACGCCCTGGACATCGAAAAGATCCGTCTTCAAGCCGGAATTGTGCGTTAA